One Flagellimonas sp. CMM7 genomic region harbors:
- a CDS encoding RNA polymerase sigma factor — MSTLIEKHIVSLLAERDDKAISLLYDNYGDTLFGVAYKVVRDEDLAQDVLQESFIKIWKKADSYDPSKAKLFTWLFRITRNTAIDKLRSVNNKSDKEVQIDVSDVYNLGVNGIRPEFMDVQDNLEKIETKYQVVLEALFFQGMTQQEASEELDIPLGTIKSRLKIGLRELGKIYGTTMTILLLIILLP, encoded by the coding sequence ATGAGTACACTAATTGAGAAACATATTGTTTCATTGCTTGCTGAAAGAGATGATAAAGCAATATCATTGCTATATGACAACTATGGGGATACCCTTTTTGGTGTAGCTTATAAAGTTGTAAGAGATGAGGATTTGGCGCAAGATGTTCTTCAGGAAAGTTTTATAAAAATCTGGAAAAAGGCAGATTCGTATGATCCATCCAAAGCAAAACTTTTCACTTGGCTGTTTCGTATTACCAGAAACACTGCCATAGATAAGTTAAGAAGTGTTAACAATAAATCTGACAAAGAAGTCCAAATAGACGTTTCAGACGTATATAATTTAGGAGTAAACGGCATAAGGCCAGAATTTATGGATGTCCAAGACAACTTGGAAAAAATAGAGACCAAATATCAGGTTGTTTTGGAGGCTCTTTTTTTTCAAGGGATGACGCAGCAAGAAGCAAGTGAAGAGTTGGATATTCCTCTGGGAACAATTAAATCAAGATTGAAAATTGGTTTAAGGGAACTCGGTAAAATTTACGGTACAACTATGACCATTCTCCTACTGATAATCTTATTACCATGA
- a CDS encoding aspartyl protease family protein — translation MKKNLHLFTLLFVSLPFLISAQGFKLPKDQKFQKINFELINNLIIIPIEINGEELTFVLDSGVSKPILFNLSDRDSLQINNVSEVTIRGLGDGEPMKALSSKGNVFKLGKVKNYNQDLYVVLDKEINFSTSLGIPVHGILGYDLFRDFKVEINYHSRNIKLHNPDLYEHNPHNKSQTLRLSIERRKAYVEGTVLMENEEDIPVKLLVDTGSSDALWLFREPEKGLEIPEKHYEDYLGRGLSGDIFGKRTKVSGIKIGDFELKDAKAAFPYRESFGFIKNLGDRNGSVGGEILKRFNIIFDYARGQVTFKKNGNFRAPFQYNMAGIELQHNGLRYIAESIAGFNGVVQSEEGSFGNVQILLENKTRLSLVPEIIVSGIRAGSPAAEAGLQAGDVILAVNGKKIHRYKLQEVLKMLNDKEGKRIRVLIERYNKDLLFSFVLKKVF, via the coding sequence TTGAAAAAAAACCTACATCTTTTTACACTTCTTTTTGTGTCACTTCCTTTTTTGATTTCGGCACAAGGCTTCAAGTTACCCAAGGACCAAAAGTTTCAAAAGATCAATTTTGAGCTTATTAACAACCTTATCATAATTCCTATTGAAATTAATGGGGAGGAACTCACTTTTGTATTGGATTCAGGAGTGAGCAAGCCTATTCTTTTTAATCTTTCTGATAGAGATTCACTTCAAATTAACAATGTTTCGGAGGTTACAATTAGAGGGCTAGGGGATGGTGAACCCATGAAGGCCTTGAGCTCCAAAGGAAATGTTTTTAAACTGGGAAAAGTAAAGAACTACAACCAAGATTTATATGTGGTTTTGGATAAAGAAATTAATTTCTCCACGTCTTTGGGAATTCCCGTGCATGGTATTTTGGGGTATGACTTGTTTAGGGACTTCAAGGTAGAGATCAACTATCATTCTAGAAACATTAAACTACATAATCCTGATCTGTACGAGCATAACCCCCATAACAAATCTCAAACGCTACGCTTATCCATAGAAAGAAGGAAAGCCTATGTTGAAGGCACTGTTTTAATGGAAAACGAGGAGGATATTCCTGTTAAGCTATTAGTGGATACAGGAAGTAGTGATGCTCTTTGGCTTTTTAGAGAACCGGAAAAGGGGTTAGAGATACCTGAGAAGCATTATGAAGACTATTTAGGACGAGGATTAAGCGGAGATATTTTTGGTAAACGAACGAAGGTAAGCGGTATTAAAATTGGAGATTTTGAATTAAAAGATGCAAAAGCGGCCTTTCCTTACAGAGAATCTTTCGGGTTCATTAAAAACTTAGGAGATCGCAACGGAAGTGTGGGTGGTGAGATTTTAAAACGGTTTAATATCATTTTTGATTATGCCAGAGGACAGGTCACCTTTAAAAAGAATGGAAATTTTAGGGCCCCATTTCAATATAACATGGCGGGTATAGAATTACAGCACAATGGACTTAGGTACATAGCGGAGAGTATAGCAGGTTTTAATGGAGTGGTGCAAAGTGAAGAAGGCTCCTTCGGAAATGTTCAGATTCTTTTGGAAAATAAGACCAGACTTAGTCTAGTTCCAGAAATCATTGTTTCTGGTATTAGGGCTGGAAGTCCCGCAGCAGAGGCTGGATTGCAAGCTGGTGATGTTATATTGGCGGTTAACGGAAAAAAAATACATCGTTATAAATTACAAGAAGTCCTAAAAATGTTGAATGACAAAGAAGGAAAGCGTATACGTGTTTTAATAGAGCGCTATAACAAAGATTTGCTGTTCTCGTTCGTGCTTAAAAAGGTATTCTAA
- the lipA gene encoding lipoyl synthase → MSTAVIDNVLPPKGKPKWLRVKLPTGKKYTQLRGLVDKYDLHTICTSGSCPNMGECWGEGTATFMILGNVCTRSCGFCGVKTGRPESVDWAEPEKVARSIKIMGIKHAVVTSVDRDDLKDMGSIIWAETVKSIRRMNAETTLETLIPDFQGIETHLDRILEVSPEVISHNMETVKRLTREVRIQAKYERSLGVLDYLKKNGANRTKSGIMLGLGEMEEEVINTMEDLRKVNVDVVTIGQYLQPSKKHLPVKEFILPEQFKKYEEIGLEMGFRHVESGALVRSSYKAHKHIH, encoded by the coding sequence ATGAGCACAGCTGTTATAGACAATGTTCTACCTCCAAAAGGAAAGCCAAAATGGCTTAGGGTAAAACTCCCAACTGGTAAAAAATATACGCAGTTAAGAGGTCTTGTAGATAAGTATGACCTACATACCATTTGTACCTCGGGAAGTTGTCCCAATATGGGAGAATGCTGGGGTGAAGGAACGGCTACTTTTATGATTCTAGGTAATGTTTGCACTCGTTCTTGCGGATTCTGCGGTGTTAAGACCGGTAGGCCAGAAAGTGTGGACTGGGCGGAACCGGAAAAAGTGGCAAGATCCATAAAAATTATGGGGATTAAGCATGCTGTTGTTACTTCGGTTGATAGGGATGATCTAAAAGATATGGGGTCTATCATATGGGCAGAAACAGTTAAGTCCATTAGAAGAATGAACGCAGAAACCACACTGGAAACACTTATTCCTGACTTTCAAGGAATTGAAACCCATTTAGATAGAATCCTTGAGGTTTCTCCAGAGGTAATCTCCCACAACATGGAAACCGTAAAACGGCTGACCAGAGAGGTTCGTATTCAAGCTAAATACGAAAGAAGTTTAGGTGTATTGGATTATCTCAAGAAAAATGGGGCCAACAGAACCAAATCTGGTATTATGCTGGGGCTTGGCGAAATGGAAGAAGAGGTCATCAATACCATGGAAGACTTAAGAAAGGTTAATGTTGATGTAGTTACTATTGGGCAATATCTTCAACCATCAAAAAAACACCTACCCGTAAAGGAATTTATACTTCCTGAGCAGTTTAAAAAATATGAGGAAATAGGTTTAGAAATGGGCTTTAGGCATGTAGAAAGTGGAGCTTTGGTCCGCTCCTCGTACAAAGCTCATAAACATATTCACTAG
- a CDS encoding response regulator has protein sequence MTSNTIYKCICSIKLIVLYIFLCAEVSYGQKDISSTTKVQSIFDQFMVYRHQNKVDKALETLDEAAKIAENNEDAKLLLDTYHQYARLFLEEGDRETTIFYWDRASILLKDLSYSFGQAFHNYLEAAVRFDEGNNFQSLKLLEESRKLSNNRNLSNNILLLEAYIYTNIEKYEDAIKNLHALIVNSDDKERPYLATKANLQLAKISIDLNDLEEGIIHAKAALELAQKHNYSKEIRIANERLSIIYEKTGSFDESLRYKKSLEQIKDSIFNIEKVKLEATTADRIRFEHQMTEINKLTAKNEELSESKNRSEITAILTSAFLTIISLLAVSLFRNNQIKLKTNDLLYTKNKELELARDSAVSAMEAKTNFLSTVTHELRTPLYAVTGLTHLLLDENPAEHQKEHLKSLKFSGDYLLNFINDILQINKIDADKLEPLNIEFKLQKVLADVVDSLRQNANENNTSLVLDYDPNIPQHLLGDPIKLSQIFMNLMGNALKFTKDGKVEVIAKLLKKDEENVRLYFEVKDNGIGISEDQQKNIFDSFEQGSVQINREYGGTGLGLTIVKSLLGLFNSKINLESELGHGSSFFFEMDIKCDANALNEISFELNPEEFEFKGLHILIVEDNKINQVITKKMLTKKEITCDIANNGNEAIDMAKANTYNAILMDIHMPGISGEEATRQIRKFDEEIPIIALTAISLDDSLDSFYEAGCNDVVTKPFKPEVFYQKIGENIFRKKMEGQV, from the coding sequence TTGACATCGAATACAATATATAAGTGTATTTGCAGCATAAAGTTAATTGTCCTGTACATTTTCCTTTGCGCCGAAGTCTCCTATGGGCAAAAGGATATCAGTTCCACAACAAAAGTACAGTCCATCTTTGATCAATTTATGGTCTACAGGCATCAAAACAAAGTGGATAAAGCTCTTGAAACTTTAGATGAAGCCGCCAAAATTGCTGAAAATAATGAAGATGCAAAGCTTCTTTTAGATACGTACCATCAATACGCAAGGCTATTTTTGGAAGAAGGAGATCGAGAAACCACCATATTTTATTGGGATAGGGCAAGTATCTTGTTAAAAGACCTTTCCTATTCATTTGGACAAGCTTTTCATAATTATTTGGAAGCAGCTGTACGTTTTGATGAAGGAAACAATTTTCAATCCTTAAAGCTCTTAGAGGAATCCAGAAAATTGAGTAACAATAGAAATTTGAGTAACAATATCCTATTGCTGGAGGCTTATATCTATACCAATATTGAAAAATATGAGGATGCCATTAAGAATTTACACGCTCTTATTGTTAATTCAGACGATAAGGAAAGACCATATCTGGCAACAAAGGCAAATTTACAGCTTGCAAAAATCAGTATTGATTTAAACGATCTAGAAGAGGGGATCATTCACGCTAAAGCGGCTCTTGAACTTGCCCAGAAGCATAATTATTCCAAGGAAATAAGGATAGCAAATGAAAGACTTTCCATTATTTACGAGAAAACTGGCAGCTTTGATGAATCATTACGCTATAAGAAGAGCCTAGAACAAATCAAGGATTCCATTTTTAACATTGAGAAAGTGAAATTAGAAGCCACTACCGCAGATAGAATTAGGTTTGAGCATCAAATGACCGAAATAAACAAGCTTACCGCCAAAAACGAAGAGCTAAGCGAGTCTAAAAATCGTTCTGAGATCACTGCCATACTTACATCTGCTTTTTTAACCATTATCTCGTTATTGGCAGTATCTCTTTTCAGGAACAATCAAATTAAGCTTAAAACGAACGATTTACTATATACAAAAAACAAAGAGTTGGAGCTGGCTAGGGACTCCGCAGTTTCCGCCATGGAGGCTAAAACCAATTTTTTGTCTACAGTTACACATGAATTGCGTACCCCACTGTACGCAGTGACTGGTCTAACGCACTTACTATTAGATGAAAATCCGGCAGAACATCAAAAAGAACATTTAAAATCCTTGAAGTTTTCAGGAGATTACCTTTTAAATTTTATCAACGATATTCTTCAAATCAACAAAATAGATGCTGATAAACTCGAACCTCTGAATATTGAGTTTAAACTACAGAAAGTACTTGCAGATGTGGTCGATTCGCTGAGACAAAACGCAAATGAAAATAATACCAGTTTAGTTCTGGATTATGATCCGAATATTCCCCAACACCTTCTGGGTGACCCCATAAAATTATCTCAAATATTTATGAACCTTATGGGTAATGCCCTAAAGTTCACTAAAGACGGAAAAGTAGAAGTTATAGCCAAACTCTTGAAAAAAGATGAAGAAAACGTAAGGCTCTATTTTGAAGTAAAAGATAATGGTATTGGCATTTCCGAGGACCAGCAAAAAAATATTTTTGACAGTTTTGAACAAGGCTCTGTTCAAATAAATAGGGAATATGGCGGAACAGGTTTAGGGTTGACCATTGTAAAAAGTCTGTTAGGTCTTTTTAATAGTAAAATAAACCTGGAAAGTGAACTTGGGCACGGAAGTTCTTTTTTCTTTGAGATGGACATTAAATGTGATGCCAATGCATTGAATGAGATTTCCTTTGAATTAAATCCTGAAGAATTTGAATTTAAAGGATTACATATTCTGATAGTTGAGGACAACAAAATAAACCAGGTAATCACCAAGAAAATGTTGACCAAAAAGGAGATTACTTGCGACATTGCCAACAACGGTAATGAAGCTATTGATATGGCCAAAGCAAATACCTATAATGCCATTCTAATGGATATCCATATGCCTGGAATAAGCGGAGAAGAAGCTACACGCCAGATAAGAAAATTTGATGAAGAAATTCCCATTATTGCCTTAACAGCTATTTCTTTGGACGACAGTTTGGACAGTTTTTACGAAGCTGGCTGTAATGATGTAGTAACCAAACCCTTTAAACCAGAGGTCTTCTACCAGAAAATAGGAGAGAATATTTTTAGAAAAAAGATGGAGGGCCAAGTTTAA
- the murB gene encoding UDP-N-acetylmuramate dehydrogenase, with protein MNIQENISLKSYNTFGIDVKARFFIEINGLAQLQKVLELEAYPKKFIISGGSNMLLTKDIDALVMHINLKGITVVEEDEDEVVVKAMAGENWHELVLWSLDNGYGGLENLSLIPGNTGTAPIQNIGAYGVELKDVFVSCSAMEIESGNLIAFDAKDCEFGYRDSIFKNDAKDKYIITSVNLKLTKKNHDLNTGYGAIEGELKQKGIVYPTIQDVSNAVIAIRQSKLPDPKELGNSGSFFKNPVISKKNLEKLKKVHPNIPSYSMDKDQFKVPAGWLIEQCGFKGKRYGDAGVHEKQALVLVNYGNATGGEILELAQLIHQEVDSKFKIRIHPEVNIIK; from the coding sequence GTGAACATTCAAGAAAACATATCGTTAAAAAGCTACAATACTTTTGGTATTGATGTGAAAGCCCGCTTTTTTATTGAAATAAATGGCCTTGCACAGCTTCAAAAGGTACTTGAACTTGAAGCATATCCAAAAAAATTCATCATAAGTGGTGGCAGTAATATGCTGCTTACCAAGGATATTGATGCTTTGGTAATGCACATCAACTTAAAAGGGATAACGGTTGTTGAAGAAGATGAAGATGAAGTTGTGGTTAAGGCAATGGCAGGAGAAAACTGGCATGAACTGGTACTTTGGAGTTTGGACAATGGTTATGGCGGATTAGAAAACCTTTCGCTTATTCCCGGAAATACTGGAACAGCACCCATTCAGAACATTGGCGCGTATGGTGTGGAACTCAAAGATGTGTTTGTAAGTTGTTCCGCTATGGAAATAGAAAGCGGCAATTTAATTGCCTTTGATGCAAAAGATTGTGAATTTGGTTATAGAGATTCTATTTTCAAGAATGATGCTAAAGATAAGTACATTATAACCTCGGTAAACTTAAAACTTACCAAGAAAAACCATGATTTAAATACGGGCTATGGCGCCATTGAAGGTGAACTAAAGCAAAAAGGCATTGTTTATCCCACCATTCAAGATGTATCCAATGCTGTAATAGCGATTAGGCAAAGTAAATTGCCGGACCCCAAAGAGCTTGGGAATAGCGGTAGTTTCTTCAAAAATCCGGTAATCTCCAAAAAAAACTTAGAGAAACTTAAAAAAGTACATCCTAATATTCCCTCTTATAGCATGGATAAGGATCAATTCAAAGTTCCGGCAGGTTGGTTAATAGAGCAATGTGGATTTAAAGGGAAACGATATGGCGACGCTGGTGTTCATGAAAAACAGGCCTTGGTGCTTGTAAATTATGGAAATGCCACTGGTGGAGAAATACTTGAGTTGGCACAATTAATTCATCAAGAAGTGGATAGTAAATTCAAAATTCGCATTCATCCAGAGGTTAATATAATAAAATAA
- a CDS encoding membrane or secreted protein — protein sequence MKLVLLTIALLGLAVAGIAIKIWSKKDGKFAGTCASQNPYLNNDGEACGFCGKLPSEQDCKKDTVLELQ from the coding sequence ATGAAGTTAGTATTGTTGACCATAGCTCTTTTAGGACTTGCCGTTGCTGGAATTGCAATTAAAATATGGTCAAAAAAAGATGGCAAATTCGCGGGCACCTGCGCAAGTCAGAACCCTTACCTAAACAATGATGGAGAGGCTTGTGGATTCTGTGGAAAACTGCCATCTGAACAAGACTGTAAAAAAGATACTGTCCTAGAATTGCAATAG
- a CDS encoding RNA polymerase sigma factor, translating to MNKVEQSIQENIKKAIDGNQIAFSILLDTFWNDVYGFQLTRTKNENDAEDITIRTFSKAFDKLSSYDDSYEFKTWLITISKNLHVDLIRKRKRSLLDEMDNHGDAVKKVLDETPSVEDQLIIEQNLANLLQDIKKLKPHYQKVINLRYFNELSYAEIAKELNEPVNNIKVKLLRAKKLLAEIIKKK from the coding sequence TTGAACAAAGTTGAGCAGTCCATTCAGGAGAACATAAAAAAGGCAATAGATGGAAATCAAATTGCCTTTAGCATACTTTTGGACACTTTCTGGAATGATGTATATGGGTTTCAACTCACGAGGACAAAAAATGAAAATGATGCTGAGGATATTACTATCAGGACATTTTCAAAAGCTTTTGACAAACTAAGCTCTTATGATGATTCCTATGAATTTAAGACATGGCTCATCACTATCTCCAAGAACCTTCATGTAGACCTCATCAGAAAAAGGAAAAGAAGTCTTTTGGATGAAATGGACAATCATGGGGATGCAGTAAAAAAAGTTCTGGACGAAACACCCTCTGTAGAGGATCAATTGATCATAGAACAAAATCTTGCCAATCTTTTGCAGGACATTAAAAAATTAAAACCCCATTATCAAAAAGTAATCAACCTTAGATATTTCAACGAATTGAGTTATGCAGAAATAGCAAAAGAACTTAATGAGCCTGTAAACAATATCAAAGTAAAACTGCTGCGCGCCAAAAAACTTTTAGCCGAAATCATCAAAAAAAAGTGA
- a CDS encoding pyridoxal phosphate-dependent aminotransferase produces MPGISKKGLQMPASPIRKLVPYAEEAKKRGTHVIHLNIGQPDIKTPKIALDAVRNHTIEVLAYSMTEGSEQYREKIAAYYSKKHINVSAQDIIVTTGGSEALSFVMGTIMDGDDEIIIPEPFYANYNGFATASGVNVVPIASSFESNFALPPIADFEKLITPKTKAILICNPGNPTGYLYSKEEIKQLANLVKKHNLFLVADEVYREFTYEGREHHSILQESGLEEHAIIVDSVSKRYSMCGARIGCLVSKNKEVIQTAMKFAQARLSPPTFAQIASEAALETPESYFDDVIEEYVERRNILISELQKLEGVRIAVPQGAFYCVVELPVSNSDDFAQWLLEKFEMHGSTVMVAPAGGFYATEGLGENQIRIAYVLEKEQLVKAVQILGEALKIYTTK; encoded by the coding sequence ATGCCAGGTATATCTAAAAAAGGGCTACAAATGCCGGCCTCTCCTATACGTAAATTGGTTCCCTATGCTGAAGAAGCGAAAAAAAGAGGCACCCATGTAATTCATTTAAATATTGGGCAACCCGATATTAAGACCCCAAAAATAGCGTTGGATGCCGTAAGAAACCACACCATTGAAGTTCTTGCGTATAGCATGACAGAAGGTTCCGAGCAATACAGAGAAAAAATCGCTGCTTATTATTCCAAAAAACACATAAATGTCTCGGCCCAGGATATAATTGTAACCACGGGAGGGTCTGAGGCCCTTTCTTTTGTAATGGGAACCATTATGGATGGTGATGATGAAATTATTATCCCTGAACCTTTTTATGCCAACTATAACGGTTTTGCAACTGCTTCTGGGGTAAACGTTGTTCCAATCGCATCCTCTTTTGAGAGTAATTTTGCATTGCCTCCAATTGCTGATTTTGAAAAACTAATAACTCCTAAAACAAAGGCTATTCTTATCTGTAATCCCGGAAACCCTACGGGATATCTGTACAGTAAAGAGGAGATTAAACAGCTAGCAAATCTGGTCAAAAAGCATAATTTGTTTTTAGTTGCAGATGAAGTGTATAGAGAGTTTACTTATGAAGGGCGTGAACATCACTCTATTTTACAAGAATCAGGGCTTGAAGAGCATGCCATTATAGTAGATTCTGTATCCAAAAGGTATAGTATGTGCGGGGCACGTATTGGCTGTTTGGTTTCTAAAAACAAGGAAGTTATACAAACTGCAATGAAATTTGCACAAGCACGTTTATCTCCACCAACATTTGCTCAAATTGCCAGTGAAGCTGCTTTAGAAACCCCTGAAAGCTATTTTGATGATGTCATTGAAGAATATGTAGAACGAAGAAATATTCTTATTTCAGAATTACAAAAGTTGGAAGGTGTCAGGATTGCAGTACCCCAGGGAGCATTCTATTGTGTTGTTGAACTACCTGTTTCCAACTCTGATGATTTTGCCCAATGGCTTTTAGAAAAGTTTGAAATGCACGGGAGCACTGTAATGGTGGCTCCAGCTGGCGGATTCTATGCAACAGAGGGCCTAGGTGAAAATCAAATTAGAATTGCGTATGTTCTTGAAAAGGAACAACTTGTGAAAGCTGTTCAAATATTAGGAGAAGCTTTGAAAATTTATACCACCAAGTGA
- the gap gene encoding type I glyceraldehyde-3-phosphate dehydrogenase yields MKHVNIGINGFGRIGRTLFRLLQNHSNINVVAINDLSDAKTLAHLLKYDSIHGTLNANIDSSESDIIVDGKKVKVLNHNTPQEIDWKAHRVDIVIEASGKFKKKEHLTQHLENGAKKVILSVPPEDDDIKMVVIGVNETQIDADDHIVSNASCTTNNAAPMIKVIDELCGIEQAYITTIHSYTSDQSLHDRPHRDLRRSRAAGQSIIPTTTGAAKALTRVFPQLSDVIGGCGIRVPVPNGSLTDITFNVKKETSIEEINHTFEYYANNQLNNILQYTEDPIVSIDINNSCYSCTFDSLMTSVIGKMVKIIGWYDNETGYCSRIVDLIALFIKKNYV; encoded by the coding sequence ATGAAACATGTTAACATTGGCATAAACGGCTTTGGGCGCATTGGAAGGACACTATTTAGGTTACTTCAAAACCATTCTAACATAAATGTAGTGGCCATTAATGATTTAAGTGATGCCAAAACCTTGGCTCATCTCTTAAAATATGATAGCATTCATGGTACTCTAAATGCCAATATAGATTCCAGTGAGAGTGACATCATTGTTGATGGCAAAAAAGTAAAGGTATTAAATCATAATACTCCACAAGAGATTGACTGGAAAGCACACCGTGTGGATATTGTAATTGAAGCTTCGGGAAAATTTAAAAAGAAAGAACATCTGACCCAGCATCTAGAAAATGGTGCTAAAAAGGTTATCCTGTCTGTTCCACCAGAAGATGATGATATTAAAATGGTGGTGATTGGAGTAAATGAAACCCAGATTGACGCGGACGATCATATCGTTTCCAATGCTTCATGCACGACCAACAATGCAGCTCCCATGATAAAAGTAATAGATGAGCTATGCGGTATTGAACAAGCCTATATTACTACGATTCATTCCTATACGTCCGATCAGAGCTTGCATGACAGGCCTCATAGAGATTTAAGAAGGTCTAGAGCCGCCGGACAGTCCATTATACCCACAACTACAGGTGCCGCAAAAGCGCTAACAAGGGTTTTTCCGCAACTATCAGATGTCATTGGAGGATGTGGCATTCGTGTTCCCGTGCCAAACGGCTCATTGACGGACATAACGTTCAATGTTAAAAAAGAAACCTCAATTGAAGAAATAAACCATACTTTTGAGTATTACGCCAATAATCAACTGAATAATATACTTCAGTATACCGAAGACCCCATTGTTTCCATTGATATAAACAATAGTTGTTATTCTTGTACGTTTGATTCATTAATGACCTCCGTTATTGGAAAAATGGTGAAAATCATTGGATGGTATGATAATGAGACTGGATATTGCTCCAGAATTGTTGATTTAATAGCTTTATTTATAAAGAAAAACTACGTTTGA
- a CDS encoding anti-sigma factor has protein sequence MKEKVKIFLDSDILEKYLLGDTSKEENLKAERYITMYPEVREIYNELQDNLEAYAKAYARKTPEGLKEIILHSARKEQVASKKFFRYAIAASVAIMIFAGSSYFFWNQNKNLQEENTLVTNQMKSLEENMKNQLEDVRNQFIVLNNPDTKRYNVRGKMEAKELKAVAYINPVKKLSYINVSNVPNLPENKCFQMWAEVNGELVNLGVIKQFDDKNKLLAIPYAKNAIGYITIEPEGGNTSPTVQNIVANITY, from the coding sequence ATGAAAGAAAAAGTAAAAATATTCTTGGATTCCGATATACTGGAAAAATATCTTTTGGGAGATACTTCTAAAGAAGAGAACCTTAAGGCAGAAAGATACATCACCATGTATCCTGAAGTAAGGGAAATCTACAACGAGCTCCAGGATAACTTGGAAGCTTATGCTAAAGCATATGCTAGAAAAACACCGGAAGGGCTTAAAGAAATTATTCTTCACAGTGCTAGAAAAGAGCAAGTTGCAAGTAAAAAATTCTTCCGTTATGCTATTGCGGCCAGTGTGGCGATAATGATATTTGCCGGCTCTTCTTATTTTTTCTGGAATCAGAACAAAAACCTTCAAGAAGAAAATACATTGGTTACCAACCAAATGAAGTCTTTGGAAGAAAACATGAAAAATCAACTGGAAGATGTCAGAAACCAGTTTATCGTTCTTAACAACCCTGATACCAAAAGATATAATGTGAGGGGCAAAATGGAAGCAAAAGAGCTTAAAGCCGTAGCTTACATAAATCCTGTTAAAAAATTATCCTATATCAACGTGAGCAACGTGCCCAATCTTCCTGAAAACAAATGTTTCCAAATGTGGGCAGAAGTAAATGGGGAATTGGTCAACTTGGGCGTCATCAAACAATTTGATGATAAAAACAAACTTTTGGCCATTCCATATGCAAAAAATGCAATAGGATATATTACTATTGAACCAGAAGGAGGCAATACCTCACCTACAGTTCAAAATATAGTGGCCAATATCACTTATTAA